TATTGGCGATAATTATCAGCGAGGTTATGCTGACGTCGTTGCCCCATACTCTATCGTTGCTGATATCAACCGGACTGGCCGCCCAGCGGTTATTGCTGGCGCATCTGCTTATGATGCAGATGGTCGTTTGTTATGGCAAAACAATGCAGTTGGAGACGGTTTTACCGCAGTCGCCAATTTCACAGGCGATCGTTATCCTCAGATCGTCTCAGTCAACAGCGGCAAAGTGCATTTGCTTGACCATAATGGCGCAATTATCTGGGGCCCTGTTTACCTCCCTGGCGGTGGTCATGGTGGTGTGCCTGTCATTGCTGATATGGATGGTGATGGCATTCCTGAAATTGGCATAGCAGGTGCTTTTGCGTATACGGTATTCGGCGCAGATGGCAGTATCAAATGGAATGTTCCGACTTATGATATTTCATCTGCCACAGGTTCCAGCGTGTTTGACTTTGCGGGTGACCACAAAGCCAAGGTGGTATATGCCGATCAGTTCAATCTGAAAGTATATGACAGCGCCAGTGCCAAGATACTATTCAGTATCCCAAACACATCCGACACCTCTTTTGAAATGGCTGTTGTTGCCGACGTGGACAACGATGGACATGCTGACTTGATCGTTCCGCAAAGTTCTGGCTCTGCCGTAGGCTTGCGTATTTATCAGGATGTGAATAATGCTTGGGTAGGCGTGCGCAGTATATGGAACCAACATAGCTATCACATTACAAATATCAATGATGACGGCACAGTTCCTCGCGTTGAAAAAAATAGCTGGGAAGTCAATAATAATTATCGCTTGAACGCGAGAGTAGACATTTCAGCGACAGCTGCCCCTGATGTGACTGCATCCTTTATACGGATCAATGATCAGGGTGGTGTCAAGTCGTCTGGCCTCACCGTCAGGATAGGTAATGCCGGTTTGCTGCCAATAGCTGCGGGTACACCAATCGCGTTTTACAGCGGGCAAGCGGGAGGCGGCAATTTGCTCGGTACGGCAGTCACCGGCGTTGACCTCAATACCAACGAATATCAGGACGTCACCCTGAATTATTCAGGTTCTATGGCCAGTATCAAAACCCTCGCTGTTGTCGCAGATGACGACGGCAAGGGCGCTCACACGCTCAGTGATTTTGATATCAGCAATAACACTGTGTCGTTTGGCCTGGATGGTTTGGCGGGCTCATTTGCTATCGCAGTCAACACAGATGCAAGCAGCTATCCGTCCAATACCAATGTTCAGCTTACTGCTACGGTAAAAAATCTTGGTAGTTTCGATAATAATGCCCAGGTACAGTTCATTGTGCAAACTATCGATGGCGTTAACGTAGCCGTACTGCCCAAACAGGTAGTAAAAATAGCCGCAACTGCACAAAGTCAGGTGCTTGGTGTCTGGAATACCGGTTCCACTATTGCCGGTAAATATCAGGTCCTTGCGCAATTGCTGGATGCAAATGGCGTAGCATTTACCCAGGCACAGTCAGCCTTCACCATAGGCAGTGGTAATACTGTCCTGACCGCCAAACTCAGTACCGATAAGACCAGCTATGGGCCGGCAGATACCGTACAGTTAAGTGATGTCATCAGCAATGCCACACAAAACCTGCCGGTTGATAACATCCAGGTTGTCACCACTGTGAGCAACCCGGATGGCTCAGTACGTTTCAGTAAAACAGAAACCCTGGCACAACTGCCTGCAGCAAATAGCAAAAACTATGCTTACAGCCTGACATTGAATGGCGCAGCACCAGGCCAGTATGCCGTCAAGGTAATCGCAACTGCTGGTAGTACCACCGTACAATCGGTGGCCAGTTTTGTGGTGACCGCCTCTTCCAGTAATGGCAGTGGTCTGACAGGTACTGTCGCCGTCAACCCGGCACAGGTTGCAGTGGGTAGTGCATTGGCACTCAACTTCAGTGCCAGCAATCAGGGCAACAGCGCGCTGACAAATCAGGTATTGAGTGTCAACATCATAGACCCGGTTGGTCAAAAAGTTGTCGCCCAGTTCCCCTATACCAGTACCATTGCAATAGGCGGCACGTTCAGCGGTAGCACAACCTGGACAGCCGCTGGCAGCGTGGGTTCGACCTATGTGGCGGCCCTGACTGCTACTTTCGGTGCCAACACCGTGACCCTGGCCCAAGCCAACTTCACCCTGGCTGCACCGCAAATCAAGCTGAACACCGTCATTGATACTGACAAGAGCAGTTATGCACCGACCGATATCATCAAACTGCATGACCGCCTGACCAATGCCACAAGCAACCAGGCAGCCAATAATCTGCAGGTCGTGGTTACAGTCAAAAACCCGGATGGCAGCACGCGTTTCACTAAAACCGAAACCGTGATCAGCCTGGCAGCCAATGCCGCACAAGACTACAACTACAGCATTAATCTCAGTGCAGCACCGGCAGGTCAGTACACAACTTCTGTCGTAGTCAGCATCGCAGGCAACACCGTGCTCTCACAAGCCAGTGGTGTATTCACAGTAGCATCCACCGCCAGCACAGGCAGTGGCCTGAAAGGCAGCATCACTGCCTCTGCACCGCAAGTGTCAGTGGGCAACCTCATCAGTTTCCCTTTCAATGTCACCAATGAAGGCAATGCCGCTTTGACGGATTTGCCCCTGACCGTCAGCATTACAGACGCAACACAAAAAGTCATCGCCAGCTTCCCTTACAAAACCACGCTGGCAATGACAGCCAGTTTTGCTGGCAACACTGACTGGACCAGTGCCGGTACAGCAGGTGCGCAATATACTGCCGTGTTAAGCGCAAAAGTCGGTAGCAATACCCTGATGCTGGGCCAGGTCAGCTTTACGCTTACTTCATCCGTCGTCAGCCTGACCATCAAGCAGGCCGCAACGCCATGGCAAAACGTGCTCGTCTACAGCGCCTGCAAACGCGCTGCGGACGAATTGTTGGGCAAATGTGCAGCCACCAAGTTCCCGACAGAAAATGCCGCGACCCTGGCTCAATGTGACACTGGCAGGGCAGGCGTACTCGACACTGTCCTCGCTAATCAGGGTATCAGCCACACCATCAGCACCGATGCAACGACTTTCCTGACGCAACTGCGTAGCGGTAACTACAGCACCTACTGGATCAGTAATGGCGCCAGTGCCTTGCCAGAACCGGCAGCGTCCGAATTGCTGGCAGCGGTCAAACGCGGGCAGGGCTTCATGCTTGACAGTTTGGTGACGGCAACCAACCCGCAACTCGCCCAATGTTCAGGTGTCACCAATAACGGTGCCTATGCCACAGCCCTGCAACAGCTGAGCCTGTCTGGCGGCGTGTTCAGTGGTGCTGACCTCGCAGGGCCTGCTACCCAGACCAAACTGGCAACTGCGGGTGGTACTGTCGAAGCAACACTGAAAGGCACAGCCACCAGCCCAGGCATCGTCAGCGCCAATTATGGCAACGGCAAAACCCTGGCATTTGGTTTTGACTGGAATGACACATTGAAAGCGCAAGGCAGCGAAAACCGCTGGTCGCTCATGATCAAGCAAGGCCTGGATTACCTGACACCGGCAGCCGCAGATTTGAATGCACTGCTGCCAGGTGACATCAGCACGCTGAGCAGCACCATCACCAATGCCGGTGCCGCCCAGCCTGTACGCATAGTCCAAAGCCTGCCAGCCGGATCAGTGATCAAGTCCAGTACGCCAGCCGCTACCATAGGCAGTAATGGCAATGGTGATGTCACCGCCACCTGGAACCTGACAGCCGCTTCTGCTGCCGACACCATCGTCTCAGTGCGATGGCAGGCGCCGGTATCTGCCGGTACCTACAACGCCAACCTCGCCCTCAGCATGGTCAGCGGGGGCAATGCCACGCCTTACAAGTCGCAAGACCAGGCCATCAAAGTACAAAGCGCCAGCCAGATCAATGCGCAGACCATCACCTTGATACAAGGCCTGAGCCTGTCAACGCCAGCACAGCTTGCACAACGTACCGCCATTATTGATTTGCTCAACCAGGTCAATACTGCCATGAGCAGCAACAGCATGGACAAAGCCCTGCGCTTGCTGATCACCGTACAGGCCAAGCTCAAAAACATAGAAACCGGCGTCGGCCCGGCCAGCAAATCGCTGGCCAACTTGATTGCGGTGGTTGAACGGCAAATGGCGCGTTAAGCGCAACGATGCACAAAACAGAATAATTGAATGATCATGAAACTAAATTTAAAACGTTCTTTAAACATCGGCGCTCGCTTGCTGATAGGGTTGATCTTGTCGCCCGCCTTAAGCCAGGCACAACAGATTGATCTGGGTGTGGCCGGACAATATTCAGCCTTTGTCTTTGGCAATGTCAGCAACATCACCAACGTCGATGGCCGCCTCGCAGTGGGCGGCATACTCAATACGCCGGGTGGCACGGTCGGTGGCAGCGTCAACTACAACGACACCAACCCCGTCATGGTAGTTGCCGGTAACCTGACTTCTTATGGTGGCAGCCTCGGTAATAACAAAAACAATGCTTACGCCGTGTATGCAGGCACGCTGGGTTCCAAGGCCGCGACTTATCTTGATTTCCGCAAAGTGGCCTTTAGCCCCATCGACTTCGAGGCCGAACGCACTTACCTGAGTGTCTTGTCGCAGCAGATACGCAGCATGCCAGCAACGGGTACCGTCAGCCAGCTCTATGCCAAGGTCACCCTGACAGGCAGCAACCGCGATGTAGAAATCTTTAACGTGACGGCAGACCATGTCGCCAGCACCCATGACTTTGCATTGGCGAACATCAAACAAAGTGCCTACATCATCCTGAATGTGGCAAGTAATGCCCAACGCACCCTCAAGTTTGGCATCACCATGACAGAACTGATTAACCGTAACAGCAAAGTGCTCGTCAATATGTACGATACCGAATTACTCAATCTGAATAATTCCGGTTTCTTCGGTAGCGTCCTGGCTCCCTATGCCTGCATCAAGAATTCGGGCGGTAAAGTTGAAGGCACTGTCATTGCAGCCAGTTGGGATACCAATCTGGCTGTCGGGTCAACTCTGTTTGTGCCGACCAATTAAGACTGCAGGCTTTAAGCAAAAACAAGACCGTCTCAACAGACAGTCTCAGAAAATATCAAGCACTAAAAAAGCGACCTGGTTCGCCTGAATGACCCATTAAGAAGAGCACACTATGTTCCGCAACATCACTGTACAACGCGCCATCTCTAGCCTGGTTTTAGTCACCTTCAGCAGCCTGACGCTCTATCCATGTACTGTATCAGCCCAGACACGCGCTGCGGCCGAGCGAAAAAGCAGCTTGCTCAAAGTGGGGCAGGTTACTCCTCTAGCCAGAGCTGCAACATTGCCGCTCTTGGCAAGCAGCACCAGTGCAGCCACCAAACCAACAAATTCAGAAGAGCGCCTGAGCCAGCTACTCAATCAAATCCAGGATGACGTCAAAGCTACCTCATCTACCGCAACAACGACCAGCAATACACCCGCCAAAGCGGGCCTGCTCGCGTTAGCCGCCACGACCAACAGCAATACCACATTGCTCAACCAGCGCGTCAGCAGCATACGCAGTGCCAACACCCAAATCAACGCGATATACAGCGACATAGACCAAAGCTTCAAAGATACTGAACAACGTCTCAAAGATGCGAAGCTACCCGCAGAAATATTGACACGCCATCGCAAGGCCGTTGCCGACTACCAAAGCCGCCAGACGGAATTCAACCAGATCATGGACAGAGTAGTCCAGGCCGATGACAAAGGGCAGACCAGTAACCGCCAGACAGCCTTGGCTGACCTCAGCGGCTTCATGGACAAATACCCCAATGCCAAGCCGCATCAATATACTGACCCTAACAAACTGCCGTTTCGCAGCCCCAGCAACAACGTCAGAAAACCGAATGAAAGCAAGGCCCAATACCAGGCTAACCTGTTCAAGCCAAAAACTGAGAAACTCATGCCCGCTGGCCCGCCAGTGAATGCGCAAGGCTCAGCACAGCCATCTTTACCCGCAATCCCGACTGCACAAGACATCGCAGAGACAGAAGATGTGCAACTGACGCCTGCCATCAAGGCACAGGCTGCCGCCTTGAACAACAACCCTGTGCAAATCTATAACTGGGTCAGGAACAACATCAGCTTCATCCCCAGCTACGGCAGCATACAAGGCAGTGAACTGACATTACAAAACAAACGTGGTAATGCCTTTGATACAGCCAGTTTGCTGATCGCTCTGTACAGGTCAGCAGGCATACCTGCGCGCTATGTGTACGGCACCATTGACGTACCAGCAGACAAGGTCATGAACTGGGTAGGTGGTGTCACCAAGATAGAAGCTGCACAGAGTTTATTGGGGCAGGGCGGTATTCCTAATACTGGACTGATCAATGGCGGCACGATCGCAGCGATCCGTATGGAGCATGTGTGGGTTGAGGCCTTTGTGGACTACTCACCTAGCCGGGGTGCGATCAATAAAAACCCGAGTACCTGGGTGCCGATGGATGCGAGCTTTAAGCAGTATGAGTTTACGCCACAAGTTGATTTGTTAAAGACCGTAAAATTCGATCCAGTTGCTTTTAAGCAGACATTCCAGAAAACGGCAGTAGTTGACGCTAACGGAAGCAGGTTCTCTGGAGGAGATAGCAGTGCTATTGCAAATGAAATAGAAGAATTTCAAAGCAAGGTAACAGCATGGAGGCAATCTGTTGGGGATGTTGAAGCATTGGATAAATTGCAGGGCAAGAAGACAATCAGGTCAATTTCTTCACCCATTTTGTATGGGGCGTTGCCTTACAAGATTGTAGTGCAGGCAAGTGAGTTCCAAAATTTACCTGCAAACTTAAGGTGGGGAATTACCCTCGAGTATTTTGCAGGTGAAAACGATGGTTTGCAAAGCGCAGTATTCTCGAAATCGATTTCATTGCCTCAGCTTGGAAATAAAAAACTCGGTTTGACATTCGATGCAGCAACCAATGCTGATGCAGCATTACTCCAGAGTTTGCGAGCAGAAAATGCTGCGAGTCTGCCAGCCTACCTTGTAAGCGGAATACCTAAATTAACCCTAGATGGCGCATCCATTGCTTCTGGCCAGGCTGTTCAATTTGGTACTAGGCAAACCGTAGTATTGACGATGACAGATCCAATTGGTGCTCATGGTCAAGCTATAAATTATGAAATCACAACTGGTGATGAGACCGTATTTGCAATCAATTCATCTGGAGTTTCTCAGGCCATGTTGGATGACAGATTAGCCAAATTTGCTTCAAATAATGCATCTGAAAATTTGCAGACAGTCAGTTTGATGTTTTGGTATTTGCATGACACGAATGATCAAATTATCGCAGCGACGCAAAAGGTCACTGCTTTCAGATTGCCTTCTGTAGGCGCATTTGGTTCACCGCTTACAACAAGTTATTTTTTTGGGATCCCGCGATCGGCAGCATATAAAGGTCGATATGCCGATGTTAAAAGAGTTTTGATTGCTGCTACAACAAACGATGGAAAAGTCCCAGTCTCTTTCATGGCGCAAAGTGGACTACAAGGCTCAGATTTTGAGGGGCTTGCATTTGATGCTACCTTCAATCGGCCTGTTGGTTCAGGTGGCTCAGCAACACGTTTAATCAACCGTGCAAGAGAGAGTGGTTTAGCCATTCTAAGGATTACATCGAATAATCAGGCTGATTTGCAAGCATTGGCAATACCTGCAGAAGTAAAAGCGGATATTCAAAATGCAATCGCAACAGGAAAAGAAGCAATCGTCCCAGAGGGTGTGATGAGCGGTAGTTGGCACGGGATTGGATACATCTTGACTGACCCTACTACAGGTGCTGGTGCATACATGATCAATGGAGGCTATAACGGAGGTGTAGATGAGCCTGGCTGTGATGACGATGGAACAGCGACTGCCCCAGTAACCACACCGGTTGCTGAACCGCATTATGGTATTTATATGCTTATCGCATTTGCAGCCATTGCCATTTTAGCAGCGCCATTTGTTGTTGGAGCAGCTGTTGAAGTGGCAATAGGTCGAGCACTTTTTGGTGTAACAATGCTAGTTGTTGCAAGCGTTTCAAATTCAGCACCTCCTCCAAATATTCAACTTACACCAGGTGGAACTAAAGTCTGGGAAAGCACCTTTGGTCGGATATATGGAAAATTACCAAGCGGTATGCCTGAAACTAGTTATCCTGGTTATGGTCTCTCACGTGAGCTAGACAATTTTACTTGTACAACAAATCTACTTGATAAATTAAGAGAAATACAAACAAGAGCCTGTGAAAAGCCAAGCAAATGTAAAGGAAATGAGTGTAATGTGAGTGTTCTTCAAGGGAACGTTGCAAATGGAAATGAATGTATTCAAGCGCGGATTGATGTCATGCAGCAGTGTTTTAAAGGCGGAAATAAATCACACTGGGATGAAGTGATAACAAGGATAAATAGTTTGGCGAATTGTGCAGATTGCATCGCTAATATATCTGCTCGGCAATGTATAAAATAAATAGGGGCAAATATGAATTTTAATAAATCCCTTCGTATCACAAGTTATTTTGAGGAAGCCGTATATGAGATTTTTCCAATGCAGCCAATTCCTGTTATTCCTGAAAATACGGAATCGGATTTTAAAGCTCAAGCATGGGTTTTGTTGAATGGCAGGACATGGAGTGAAGTAATTGGGTTGCGTTTATATGATGGTGGGTTAAACCTTCATTTCATTGCTTGGTTAAGGGATTTACCCTTAGATGTCGTCAGATATTACTTGCCAAGCCACTTAATTGTGGCTTCAATATTGATTTACTATAATGTTGAATCGAATCATCCAATTGATTTGGTTGAGGCTTTGATTTTGCCACCATCCAAGGACGAAAAATTACTTGCTGACATGGATTCTGAGCTTTCACTTGTTTCTCGTTTGGAATATGAATGGGAAAGTCGATTGGATTTATACAAAATCATGAATCCAAAAGAGCGCGCCTGTATCGCTTATTTTCTTGATATTTATGGAGAATATAAAGAATCGGAATTTACACCGCCTGGCTTTGAGCTTTTCAAGAAAAATACTGAATACTGGAGAAATTCGTCATTGCCTTGTTCAGTATTTGATTAAGGAATCTCTGATTAAGTAAACGCAACCCGATTCAGAAACGTTAATAGAAGCATGTTCCACCGTCAATCATTAAAGCCATGAGACAGACTACATTTGCCCAAGGAAGCTTTGCACAAAGAAGGGGTCACCCATTAGCCCCCGGTAGTCAAGTAGCCGAACAACATACTCGCAACACACCGCGATAATATTTACTGCGCCACCACACGCTTGTTTCAAAATGCCGTCGTGCCTTTTTGCCCTGTTCAGTGTTCAGTTAAACAAAATCCCTTCGTGCCCTGTTCAGTGTTCAGTTAAACCAAGTCCTTTCGCCAGATCAGCATTTTTTGCAAAATCTGGCAAAGGTTTTGATTCAGTTGAACACTGAACTGATCATTTTTTGCTCATCGCGAGTAGTAAAAATTGTTCACCTGATTAAAATACAGGCAAATTATTTACTTGAGACGAGCACCACCCTGAACACCTAAAAATGTTCAAGATCGACAGCTATTTTGTTTTATTGGGGTGGCTAACGCTGTAAATAGTAACCGGTCAGCAAACCATCCCAAGCACTAAAATACTGAACGGCTTTTGGTGCTGACCTGTAAGGATTTACACCGTTCCACACCTCCGCAGGTGTATACCCATGCAAATGTTGATGCGGCCTGACTAAGTTATACCAGGTAGTAAAATCGCCCAGCAAACAATCGAGCATCAAGCCATTAAGAGGAGTAATCAAATTCAACTTCTCTTTAAGCGTTAAAAAGAAACGCTCAATCCTCCCGTTTTGCCACGGCTTGCCAGGTTCACTGAATTCCTGACGAATACCCAGTTCCTTCAAAGCCCGCCTAAATTTTTTACTGCGAAACACTGAAGCATTGTCCGTGCGGATAATTGCAGGCTGACCAAATAACTGTATTGCTTCTTTGATGCATTCCAGTATCGTTGCTGACGTCGCCAGCTCCAGACGCCGTAACAATAAGTTCATCCGAGTGCCATGATCCACAATACCCAGGATAAAATGGCTCACGCCATCTGCTGTCACTTTACCCGTACCATCGATACACCACCGCAAATTCGCAGGACTAGGTTCCGGAAAACGATTCCGTGTTTCCTTACGTATCACCGCCATCTCTGAACGGTATTTCTGTACCCAGTTATACACCGTCCCCAGACTGATCGTCATGCCCTTGTGTGCATAGAGCCGGTTAAACTCCATCATGATCTGCCGATAGCTTTTGCGCTCTGCAAATCTCTCCAACACAAATTGCAGAGCCCAGCGTGGTTTGGGACTGCCAGTCCGCCTTCTGTGCTTCTTCGCATAAAACTGCTTCGCTGGCGGGAGGAGGGCAGAAGCATATTCCTGCCTGTGCCAGTTGAAGCTGTAAAACCAGCACTGAACATGTTTTAGAAAATCTGAAATCCGGTTTAAAAGTACATCCAGAATCCGGTAATCAATCACCCCAAAATATGCAATCGCTATCAACATAAAACAAATAATACTTCTTAAAAATGGTCAGCGACTCAGCCTGAAATAACAGAGCTTTATCCATATTGCATTTCTCTACCAATCCATAAACCTGTCACGCAAGCTCTATTGATTCTTCCTGGCGCAATGTAGTCTATGTATCCATGAAAAACGACTTTGGGCCCAGCGTAGGAACTCGCTGACAAGTTTTGTGGCCTTGGTCTTGTAGATGTGGCGTGCATTGATTGGTATCTTGCCTTAGGTTTTAAATATTTCTTCAGCAGCAAAGAAAAAACCAATGCAGTGGATCTGCTGGTTTGTTGCGATGTTCTTTTGGGAAATATTTAAATGGACAATCGACTCACTACTTGATTCAGGAGTATCACGATGACTACCATGCAAAGCAATACTGCATCTAAAAAAACGGCGATCAAATCCCGTGCACTTGGTTCAAAGCCGAGGCTGACAGAAGAAAAAATTCTGCGCATGGGGGAGATGGATTATATGAATGATGCTCAACTGGCGTTTTTTAAATCTCGCTTGCAGGAAATTGAATCAACCCTGGTTCAGAATGCCAATGAGACTACGGCCCATCTGCAGGAAAACGACATCATTGCAGACCCTTTTGACCGTGCCACGATAGAAGAAGAGCATGCGCTGGAGTTGCGTGCGCGTGACCGTGAGAACAAGTTGCTCAGGAAGGTGAGGGCTGCCTTGGTGCGCATAGAGGAAGGGGATTATGGCTGGTGCGAAGACTCTGGCGAGCCTATCGGCATAGAGCGTTTGTTGGCACGACCTACCGCAACGTTGTCGCTGGAGGCACAGCAACGTCATGAGCAAAGGCAAAAATTATTTGGTCACTGATTTTTCAAGGTGATAGTCCACTGGAACGCATCTCATCTTATTTATGAAATGAGTTCTAGATAGCAGGACAGGGATCGCTAAGCAATACGGAGGGCATATGGATTTGATTTTTTGGATTTTTGTCGGTGGCATAGTCGGATGGATCATTTTGATGACCTCTACGGGTGACCACCAGAATATTTATCTGAATGTGCTGGTTGGCATAGCGGGTAGTTTGATCATAGGCTGCCTGATGCCCTCGTATTTGAGTATTGATGCACCCAACGATGGAGGTTTTGATTTTCAGGCCCTGGGCAGTCTCATCGTTGGCGCAATGGCGATACTGAGCATTGCCAGCCTTTTTATGTCGCGGGATACGCGCTAGGGCGGGCATCGTCACGGGATTTATTTATGAAAACAAGCCCTTGCTGGACAAGGGCTTGTTTGTTTTTGTTGATCCGGTGTGTACCGTTTGTTCAGGAAATCGTGCAACTGACTGGTGGCAAGCCGAAGAAGGATAAATAATTCCCCTGTTCATGCTGGGCGGCGACCTGGTCAAACCATTGTTCTATCAGAGGCTTGCTGGTATCCACCGGGTGAAGTGATTTTGAGGTATTCAGCGCGACACTGCCGCTTGCCTGATTGGTCTGGGTGTAATACGAGCCGTAACCAAATTCGGCAGTGTCGATCGCAATTGCGATGAGGTCAATTGCTTCCTTGAGTGTGACGGTGACGTTGTCGTAGGTGGTTTCTATGCTGCTGGCTTCCGGTGCAGGTGAATACAGCAGCCCTCCAGAACTCAAATCGTCCGATGCCATGGGGACAAGGTCTATCTCATTATAGTAGCGCCATGAATTGGGGAAGCTTTTGTCATAGGCGTCTGCAAATGCCTGGTTGCCAGCGGTGGGGGCGGCAAAGGTCAGTATGGGAAGAAGTGCGGGAGGCGTTATTTTGTTTTGCTGGAATTGATACAGCAGCCAGGGGGCAAAAACCGTCGTCAGGTTACCGCCCAGGCTGTGCCCAACCACGCCGATGGAGATGTCACTGCCGATAGCATTTGCGGCAAGGTACTGGTATATCGTTTGGCCAGACGCATTGACCAACTGTGTCAGGTCATTCAGGCCATCTGACGAGCCCTGCGAGATCATAGGATTTGCGTCGCTGGCTGGATAAGTCCAGGCAGTTTGTTCAAACACATTCAAATCCTGATAAAATCAATTGTCAAAAGCCTGCCAGCTAAAGTTGAGCAGAGAGCCGCGTATGCCCACCACGTATTGCGAGCTGCCATTGTAGGCAACGAAGGCAATATTGCCGTTGATATCGTTTTGCGCCACCCAGACGGCACTCCAGCCATTGTTCATGTTCTTTAGCGTTGAAGCCGGATCGGGGCAATACGCTACTGCAGCCAGCGTCATTGCTAATCCTGGATTGGGGTCGGATGCATTGCCTATCGATGTACTCATGGTATTTTCCTGGTAGATGTGGGTTGACATGCGTGCAGATTTGTCCGGGATGTGCCAATGCGTGTGTCGGGCAAATCAGTTTTTAAATTCCGATTTGACAATGTAGTTGATGGTGGTTAAAAAGACAAGTTCATTTTATGAATACCTGGCCAGTTGCGCAGATACAGCACCGGTTTTTTGCCGCAACTTGCTAGGAGGGGCGGGGCAGCTTCGTAGCGTCTTTGTGAGATATTCTGGAACCTGTGCAATAATTAATAGTCTATCAAGTTTGCATTTGAGTTCTGGCCGTCAATTTCTT
This is a stretch of genomic DNA from Undibacterium sp. KW1. It encodes these proteins:
- a CDS encoding integrase core domain-containing protein, which encodes MLIAIAYFGVIDYRILDVLLNRISDFLKHVQCWFYSFNWHRQEYASALLPPAKQFYAKKHRRRTGSPKPRWALQFVLERFAERKSYRQIMMEFNRLYAHKGMTISLGTVYNWVQKYRSEMAVIRKETRNRFPEPSPANLRWCIDGTGKVTADGVSHFILGIVDHGTRMNLLLRRLELATSATILECIKEAIQLFGQPAIIRTDNASVFRSKKFRRALKELGIRQEFSEPGKPWQNGRIERFFLTLKEKLNLITPLNGLMLDCLLGDFTTWYNLVRPHQHLHGYTPAEVWNGVNPYRSAPKAVQYFSAWDGLLTGYYLQR
- the dksA gene encoding RNA polymerase-binding protein DksA encodes the protein MQSNTASKKTAIKSRALGSKPRLTEEKILRMGEMDYMNDAQLAFFKSRLQEIESTLVQNANETTAHLQENDIIADPFDRATIEEEHALELRARDRENKLLRKVRAALVRIEEGDYGWCEDSGEPIGIERLLARPTATLSLEAQQRHEQRQKLFGH
- a CDS encoding GlsB/YeaQ/YmgE family stress response membrane protein; protein product: MDLIFWIFVGGIVGWIILMTSTGDHQNIYLNVLVGIAGSLIIGCLMPSYLSIDAPNDGGFDFQALGSLIVGAMAILSIASLFMSRDTR
- a CDS encoding lipase family protein, which translates into the protein MFEQTAWTYPASDANPMISQGSSDGLNDLTQLVNASGQTIYQYLAANAIGSDISIGVVGHSLGGNLTTVFAPWLLYQFQQNKITPPALLPILTFAAPTAGNQAFADAYDKSFPNSWRYYNEIDLVPMASDDLSSGGLLYSPAPEASSIETTYDNVTVTLKEAIDLIAIAIDTAEFGYGSYYTQTNQASGSVALNTSKSLHPVDTSKPLIEQWFDQVAAQHEQGNYLSFFGLPPVSCTIS
- a CDS encoding transglutaminase domain-containing protein, with translation MFRNITVQRAISSLVLVTFSSLTLYPCTVSAQTRAAAERKSSLLKVGQVTPLARAATLPLLASSTSAATKPTNSEERLSQLLNQIQDDVKATSSTATTTSNTPAKAGLLALAATTNSNTTLLNQRVSSIRSANTQINAIYSDIDQSFKDTEQRLKDAKLPAEILTRHRKAVADYQSRQTEFNQIMDRVVQADDKGQTSNRQTALADLSGFMDKYPNAKPHQYTDPNKLPFRSPSNNVRKPNESKAQYQANLFKPKTEKLMPAGPPVNAQGSAQPSLPAIPTAQDIAETEDVQLTPAIKAQAAALNNNPVQIYNWVRNNISFIPSYGSIQGSELTLQNKRGNAFDTASLLIALYRSAGIPARYVYGTIDVPADKVMNWVGGVTKIEAAQSLLGQGGIPNTGLINGGTIAAIRMEHVWVEAFVDYSPSRGAINKNPSTWVPMDASFKQYEFTPQVDLLKTVKFDPVAFKQTFQKTAVVDANGSRFSGGDSSAIANEIEEFQSKVTAWRQSVGDVEALDKLQGKKTIRSISSPILYGALPYKIVVQASEFQNLPANLRWGITLEYFAGENDGLQSAVFSKSISLPQLGNKKLGLTFDAATNADAALLQSLRAENAASLPAYLVSGIPKLTLDGASIASGQAVQFGTRQTVVLTMTDPIGAHGQAINYEITTGDETVFAINSSGVSQAMLDDRLAKFASNNASENLQTVSLMFWYLHDTNDQIIAATQKVTAFRLPSVGAFGSPLTTSYFFGIPRSAAYKGRYADVKRVLIAATTNDGKVPVSFMAQSGLQGSDFEGLAFDATFNRPVGSGGSATRLINRARESGLAILRITSNNQADLQALAIPAEVKADIQNAIATGKEAIVPEGVMSGSWHGIGYILTDPTTGAGAYMINGGYNGGVDEPGCDDDGTATAPVTTPVAEPHYGIYMLIAFAAIAILAAPFVVGAAVEVAIGRALFGVTMLVVASVSNSAPPPNIQLTPGGTKVWESTFGRIYGKLPSGMPETSYPGYGLSRELDNFTCTTNLLDKLREIQTRACEKPSKCKGNECNVSVLQGNVANGNECIQARIDVMQQCFKGGNKSHWDEVITRINSLANCADCIANISARQCIK